aggtgacaaattgaaacagATGTATAAGTTCAGGTGACATTTCTACAAATATCCCTTTATGAAATGTGTTTCAACCACTATAATTTCCTCGAATTTAGTCCAATGatcaaagacaaaaactaGTTGCTAACCGGCATGACGCTCTTAAAGAGACTAAGAATGCCCAACAAATTCCACTAAGTTTATGGAATCATGAGACATAAAAACACAGAAAACTCAGAGTTTTtggactttattgaacaaactaaaccaaaataaaaaaaaactaaaataaagtcagcaaaagaaaaacaaatcacCGCTAATCTTCCTTCGGGGCATGACATAGAGAGCGCGACCTAATTAATCCATTGCCTCAATGCACCAATGAACACTGGATCTACCATGATCAAGTAGCAACACCTCAAAGAGCAGCCTTGCAAGATGAGACACAACCAAAGTCAGCCCATATATGAGACAATAGATCTGCCAAAAGAAGAGTAGATCGACATAGGTTCACTAAAAGCATAAGAACATTGAAGATCTGACATTCCCCTAGAATCAAAgcgttctctctctctctctctctctttctctctctctctctcttagaaGTTGGGGTTTtctttcaattctttttttaataaggaACCTCAATGTTTAAATCTATGAAATGCAAGCCTTCTAatacaattaaattttattaagacCTTATCAGTAGAAACCTCAATTCACAAATGTACCAAAGAAGAACCAAATTGAcaaaaatgtatttaaaaaatagggaatttttttattaaaaaaatagagaaaaaaaaatgtatttctTCGGACGCGTTGCCTTGCGCAACAGCACCGTTAGACTCTCCCACCAACGCGCACACAAACCTTCCCCCAAACTCTCACAAGTGGGAGAAAGAGGCCACGTGTTTGTTATAAATGTCAGTCCGCTTCCTCTTGGGCACAAGTAACTTCTCGCTTTCCAGAAACCTTCTCCTCGCCGCGCCCAAAATATTCACCTTTCGCTCTGGCATTTCAACCCTCGCCATGTCCAGCCGCCCCAACTTCCGAGGCGGTCGCCGAGGCGGCCCCAACTCCGGCGGAGGCCGCCGCGGAGGCAGTGGCCGAGGTCGTGGAGGTGGCCGCGGCGGTGGCGAACAGCGCTGGTGGGACCCGGTATGGCGAGCCGAGCGCCTGAGGCAACAAGCAGCGGAGGTAAAGTTATGTCTTGTTTTGGTTGATTGAGCTTTGGAGAGTCAGAGTCTTAGTGGTAATAAATATGTTGTGCATTGCAGATGGAAGTGCTTGATGAGAATGAATGGTGGGGAAAGATGGAGCAGATGAAGAACGGGGCGGAGCAGGAGATGGTGATCAAGCGCAATTTTAGTCGCAATAATCAGCAAACCCTATCTGACATGGCTTATCAACTGGGGCTTCACTTGTAAGTAGCCTAACGAGGAATTTTATCAAACAGTTACTGTGCATCTTCGTCTTGTTCATGTTTTTGGTCAAGCATATTGATCTTACAGTCTCATGTTTCTTGTTTCTTATGCTTGTGGGAAGAAAGCCATGCGTATAATAAAGGGAAGGCTCTTGTGGTCAGCAAAGTTCCGTTGCCGGATTACAGAGCAGATCTTGATGAGCGTCATGGTTCCACACAAAAAGAGGTATCACTTGACTTATGCTGCATTGCTACAAATTACAATGCTTTAATAcccaaggtttttttttttttttggtgttctCTACAGATTAAAATGTCCACGGAGACTGCCGACAGAGTTGGGAGTCTTTTGCGCAGCTCAGAGTCACAGGGAGAGGTATCTGTTAATGTGGCTTCTGGGTCTGGCCAGGGAAGCAAACAAACTTCTGCTAGTGTAAATTCAAGCAAACCTGTCTCCCAGTTAGAGCCTGATACTgtaaaggagaaagagaaactTAGCCGTCAACTTAAGGAGAGGCAGGAACAAATGAAGGTACATATTTGAATACCGTACTTTTGAGTTTGGAATTGTACGTTACCATTGTTATGTAGTAAAAACGAAAAttattccttttctttttcttcttcttcctcttttgagtttttgtggGGGAAATGCATCCTTGATATTGGTTACTCATGTGCAGGTGAGCAATAGTTTGAAAGCAATGCAGTTGTTTCGAGAAAAGCTTCCTGCATTCAAAATGAAGTCTGAATTTCTTAGAGCTGTGTCAGAAAATCAGGTGCAATCTTTTATCCGCATTCAATTGAAATTCTCTACTTTTAATCAAGAATCTATGCAAGTTGAACTCTCGTAGGAATTGAAGTTTGTGATGTTTATTCCAGTCTAaacgaaaaaaagaaaaagaaaaaaggttttCTCATCATctgcacagagagagagactacACATATAACGAACAATTTAATGAGCATCATGTACGTTAGTTGCAGAATAGGAGTGCAGTAATTTGGTCTACTGGTCTCTAGTGGCCTGGCGGACCTCtgataatttttcttttctatttgatGGTTGGGTACTTCTGACAAAATCTCATGAGGAAATCAGAGGTTCCCGTAAATGTTTTACTAAACAACTGATCCTTTTTTGGGAGATGCCACTTATTTGCTTATGCTCCTTAGTTTTGTTTACAATGCAGGTCTTGGTAGTCTCTGGGGAGACAGGTTGTGGAAAAACAACACAGCTTCCTCAATTTATTCTAGAAGATGAGATTTCACGTCTACATGGTGCTGACTGCAACATAATATGCACACAACCTCGTCGTATTTCTGCTGTGTCTGTTGCAGCTCGTATATCCTCCGAAAGGGGAGAGAATCTTGGTGAAACTGTTGGTTATCAGATCCGCCTGGAATCAAAGCGTTCTGCTCAAACACGACTCCTATTTTGCACCACTGGAGTATTACTTCGACAGTTGGTAATACAATTTTTCTGATATGTTTACGACACCCGGGTTAGAATTGTACACTGAATGTTAGAAACACTTGTTAGTAAAAATATCCTCATAAAACCATGTTGTTTTAAGAAATGATTATCCctctccccttttttttccttctagaAAATCTATCATTTTAGGGAATGTCTTCTTTCAAGTCTCAAACCCTGTCATTTATACTCTAacatgttgaattttttttttttaaaacacaataaattttttaattggcacgaatttttatttaaagtatatTTTACTTGATCACAAATTCAAACAACACCGAGAGTGttgaaaattttacttttatagTTTTCTAAGTAACACCAATAATATTGTTGATGTGCTTATACACTCTGAGTTGCCTTGTTACACTCTATAACTATGTGCACATGTTTTTCATGCCATGCTTGTACTCCAAAGGCACCAAATTTTTTGTGTACTAGTTTTACCTAAAAGCTTTATCATTATGGTAATGTACAGGGAATCTTACTGATACTTGTAAGCTACACTGTCTGAACATCTATTATGTTTCTTATGTTTGATGTTGAACTACAGGTTCAAGACCCCATGCTAACTGGCGTGAGCCACTTGCTAGTGGATGAAATCCATGAAAGAGGCATGAACGAGGACTTTTTACTAATAATTTTGTGTGACCTTCTTCCTCGGCGTCCAGATCTACGATTAATTCTAATGAGTGCCACCATCAATGCGGACTTGTTCTCCAAATACTTTGGAAATTGCCCAACAATACATATACCAGTATAATCATCTTCCATTTAATAAACTTGTATCATTGggatttttcaaattatatGTTGTTTTAAATGAATTCTTGTTGACAAATGGCAGGGATTAACTTTCCCTGTGGCAGAATTATTTCTAGAAGACATTCTAGAGAAAACTCGTTATATTGTCAAGTCAGAGTTTGACAACTTGGAAGGGGGAAATTCCAGGAGAAGAAGGAGACAGCAAGATTCCAAGAAGGATCCTTTAACTGAATTATTTGAGGCAATCCTGCATTCCCTATCAttgtaaatttcattttcGTTCCCATTGAAATCTACCTGCTTATATTGAATAACATAGACTTATAATCAATGAATGTATAAGGCTTTTAAACTTTAGCTTCAGCAGTTCCTACATTAATAGTTTTAAAAGTATTTATGAGGTAGTGCTTTGGCCATGCAGGATGTTGATATTGATGCTCACTACAGAAATTACAGCACATCTACAAGAAAGTCTCTTGAAGCGTGGTCTGGTTCACAGCTTGACTTGGGTCTGGTAAAGAACTTGCTTTATCACTAGCatgtttttttagtttttttttgctttgaaGAATTATGCCACACAGTGTGTTGCATCTGACTCTCTAATGAGCATGCTGACAGAATTTTGTTTGTATGATTGACTAgttactttcattttttatttaaataatgaATTCCTTTCCTGTTTTGAAAATGGATAACATaaatttgcattaaaaaaaacataggtacaaaaataacatatcaaagAGATGGATTCCTCGGAGATCCTACAAAGTtaacaattcaatatatttgaGAACAAAATATAGAGTGGtcaggaattggaatttttcatttgatcGCTAGTAACCATGTTGATGATCGCTAGTCACTACCCTGATAATCCACGGTGTTATAATTTATTAACCTCTCCTTCCCCCTATTTTATTTCACCTGTTTTTCCAAATACTAAATTTCCTCAAATCTATTTCTTAGAAAAATTGTGCTGGCTACAAACATAGCAGAGAGTAGTATCACCATAGATGATGTTGTCTATGTCATAGACTGTGGAAAGGCAAAGGAAACCAGTTATGATGCTTTAAACAAGTTGGCTTGTCTGTTACCATCATGGATTTCAAAGGCTTCAGCACATCAGGTATAATTTACTACCAGAAGTAACCAAATTCAAGGTTTTACCTGTATGTCAAACTTGTTGAGACTCTACCAAGCTGGATCCCTTTatgttttgtcaaaataaacattttattaaattttattgcTTTGGTGATGATTCCAGAGGCGAGGGCGTGCTGGCCGTGTGCAGCCTGGAGTTTGTTACAGACTATATCCAAAAATGATCCATGATGCAATGCTCCAATATCAGTTACCTGAAATTCTCCGAACACCTTTGCAAGAGCTATGCCTCCACATCAAAAGTTTGCAGCTTGGAGCTGTTGGGTCTTTTTTGGCTAAGGCACTTCAGCCACCAGATCCTCTTGCTGTTCAAAATGCAATCGAACTTCTCAAAACCATTGGAGCTTTAGATGACATAGAGGGGCTTACTCCGCTTGGTTTGTATCAGTTATGCAAGTCTCTACTGAATATCAGCTCTGGTAGTTGACTGACAAATCTTACATGACAGGTCACCATCTTTGCACACTACCATTGGATCCAAACATTGGGAAAATGCTTCTAATGGGTTCTATCTTTCAATGCCTGAATCCTGCCTTAACAATTGCAGCTGCCCTTGCTCATCGTGACCCTTTTGTCCTACCATTAAATAGGAAAGAGGATGCTGATGCTGCAAAACAATCCTTTGCTGGTGATTCATTCAGGTAAAGCTCATTAAGCTGAGCCGCATTGCTGAATTTTACAATGTTTATCTTGTTCCTCttgcttattttatttatctattttatGTAGTGATCACATAGCTGTTGTCAAGGCTTTTGAAGGATGGAAGGAAGCCAAACATAACGGAACGGGAAAAACATTCTGTTGGGATAACTTTTTATCCCCGGTAACGTTGCAGATGATGGAGGATATGAGGATCCAGTTTCTAGATCTATTATCAAATATTGGCTTTCTTGACAAATCCAGGGGTGCTAACGTAAGCTCTTTAGATTTTAAGGGCCCATTTGGTAACATTTTtgtgttctgtttttttaaattttttttaaaatttttggatTGAAAATAGGGAGtggggagggagagagaagaaagagctAGGTGTGagaaacaataaatatatgtagaacgacatttaagtaaaaactgaaacaattaacaaaatgtttttagttttcagttttaattcGTCTATTCGCCCTCCATCTCTTTATCATTTCTCTTATTTCTCTcatctaaaacaaaaaacaaaaaataaaaatgtaacCAAATGAACTCCAAGTTTTGTTCTTGTAAAAGTgctattttccttttaattatgATCTTGTTGATGCTGCACTTAATCAACTGTTATTCTCTCTCAATCCACCTTCCAATTAATGTGCTAAAGTGGCCTCTGCCTTAACTAAATATAACATGTGCATGCAGGCTTACAATCAATACAGCCATGACCTGGAGATGGTATGTGCAATCCTCTGTGCTGGGCTCTATCCGAATGTTGTGCAGTgtaaaagaagaggaaagcGGACAGCATTCTATACTAAAGAAGTTGGTAAAATTGATATCCATCCTGCATCGGTCAATGCTGGGGTTCATTTATTCCCTCTCCCGTACATGGTTTATAGTGAAAAAGTGAAGACAACCAACATTTTCATTCGAGACTCTACAAATATATCAGATTATGCTTTACTTCTGTTTGGTGGTAGTCTTATCCCTAGCAAGACTGGTGAGGGTATTGAGATGCTTGGAGGTTACCTTCATTTCTCTGCATCAAAGAGTGTTTTAGAATTAATTCGGGTAATGCCTCTCAAGATCTTATGTTAAATTTGTCATTTCTAGTATGGCAGCTGCTCCTACCCATTTTATTCAGATAGTCAAAACAATGTCTTGAATAGTTGTCTTTGGTTATCGATTCTTGCAGAAATTGCGTGGTGAACTTGACAAGCTTCTAAACAGGAAGATTAACAACCCAGGATTGGACGTCTCAAGCGAGGGAAAGGGAGTGGTTTCGGCTGTGGTTGAGCTTTTGCATAGTCAAAATGTACGATATTAAATCATTTGTTCCTTATGGATCGTCACAGTTTTGAAGTCAACTCATTTACAGTAGAAGATAGTGTGTTGCGGTAAAATTTTGTCCCTTATTATGTAATGCAGTTCGCGGTGTGAATGTACCCTTTTGATAAGTTATCTTTGTTGACAGGGTTTCAAATGATCTTTAGTTTAATAAATTTCTAGTAAAAATAGGAGGTTAACAATAAACaattgttaatttcattttaaatctaAACAACTCTTAATATTGGATTAAGTCAATCATTACCTTAATATGTTGTTCTTATATTGTTTTTACTAcacttaaataattattaactTTTAATGTTGTGCAATTTTTTATGGGTTCAGATTCTTTGCTTTGTTAGGATCTACTTGACTTTTAATATTTACATGTCCGAGCCTAATTGAGTCCTTAGTATTTCAAAAATAGAATAttaagtaataataataattaaaatataattactgatttaacaaattaaatgaggcaaagatattatttaattaccaaaaataaaattttaaaaaattaattaaactaaaaatactaaatttatgaattttttttttttaaataattgtatagccgatcggctatgcTAGGTTTTTGTATAGCCACGTGGCTTTACTAGTTTTTACTCGTGGAGACCTAGCCGCTAGGcgagtctttttttattatatatatatatatatatatatatatagggtaaTGCTaggcttaccacatttttatacaacattgtgtaccacctctctaatagaggtggacCCCACCAATACAATGGGGCttacctctattagagaggtggtacacaatgtaatatgaaaaatgtgatAAGCCTAGCattttccatatatatatatgaatagtaCAACTGAGCGGTTATAcctggctatactattcaaaaaaatttataaaaaggaccctcctatttgcattagtttgtacTTTATAGATcttaatttgctagtttcaacatatccaaagtagatattaatcttccactatataatatttcaattttttttttataacatatattattcttattcaataatatgcgagaattatttgtataatacgtgcATTTTGTCTGtcttaatgaaaattttgtataaaaaaaaagtgtattaAATGTTAGAAATACCTACGTACATGTACAATATgactattgtatgtttgcttattaaaaaaagtgaGACGTGTAGAGAATACTAATATATTATTCAaaaatatgtgtgtgtgtgtgtgtatgtgtatatatatgtgtgtagtgtgtgtgtgtgtgtaaaatCTTATAGCCGCTCtctatattatttaaatttaaaaaaaaaacagtaaagCCGCTCTCTATACTATGTTTTTAACCAAAAATGTCGTATAGCCACCcggatttaattttttttttatttttcaaaaggaCCCTCCTATTTGCCCTAGTTTGTACTTTATAGACCTTCatttgctagtttcaacatatccaaagtagatattaatcttccgctatataatattttaatatattttatataacaTATGTtgttcttattcaataatatatgagaattatttgtataatacatgaattttgtGTCTTActaaaaattttgtaaaaaatacttGTATAAAACATTACAAATACGTACGTACACGTATAATATGACTATTGAATGTTTGCTATTCAAAGAAAACGTGAGACGTGTGTAGAACACAAATGtattgttaaaaaatacgTACTtacatatgtgtgtgtgtgtgtatatatatacatgaactgagtggctatactgttttcaaatataaaaaaggccCCCCCAACCATTaggagccacgtgtcaacacatgtcGGTTAAAAAAGTTccaaaacagagtatagccgtgcgccTATaccatttttaaatataaaaaaagtccCCAATCATTAGGCGCCATGTTTCAACCCatgtctttttaaaaaaaatttgaaaactgaaTATAGCcttgcggctatactatttttaaatataacaAAAGACCCCATCCATTaagcgccacgtgtcaacacatgtctttttaaaaaaaatattaaaaacacggaatatagccgggcggctctACTtccccatttaaaaaaaataaatttaaaaaaaaagagcctccATCGTTTCAAGCCATGTGTCCAAAAATAGGTATacccggccggctatactttttttattataaaaatctgctgtatagccgcatggctatactatttaattaaaaaattaataataaaaaaggaccctcctaCTTGCATTTGTTTGTACCTTATGGATATTAATTTGCAACCTATCCAAAATAGATATTAATCTTCcactatttgatattttaatataatttttatgccacatgttattattattcaaTAATGCGTGGGAATTATTTGTacaatacgtgaattttgtgtcttattgaaaattttctaaaaaatacgtgtataaaacattagaaatatgtatgtatatgtacaatacgactattttatgtttgctttttaaagaGAACGTGAGACGTGTATGGAACACGAgtgtattgttgaaaaatacgtacctacatgtgtgtgtgtgtgtgtatatacatatataaatttcaaacctgagtatagccgtgcggctatactgttttcaaatataaaaaaggccAAGCATTAAGAGCGACGTGccaagttaaaaaaatttcaaaacagagtatagccgggcggctatactatttttaaatatcaaaAAGGTCCCCAATCATTAGACGCCACGTGTCAGCcctgtatttttttaaaaaaatttcaaaacagagtatagccgtgcggctatactatttcacAATATAAAAAAGGTCCCCAACCGTTAGGGGCCACGTGTCTGCCcatgtatttttaaaaaaatttcgaaacagagtatagccgcacggccaTACTATttctaaatataaaaaaggtcCCCAACCGTTAGGCGGCACGTGTCAGcccatgtattttttaaaaaatttcaaaacagagtatagccgtgcggctatactatttctaaaTATGAAAATAGTCCCAGTCATGAGGCACCACGTGTCAgcccatgtattttttttttggaaaaccGAGtctagccgtgcggctatactatttttaatataaaaatggtCCCCAATTATTAAGCGACACGTGTCAGCccatctatttttaaaaaaaattcaaaacagagtatagccgtacggctataccatttttaatataaaaagggtCCCCAATCATTAGGCGCCACGGGTCCAaccatgtattttttaaaaaaatttcaaaacagagtatagccgcgcggctatactatttctaaaaataaaaaaggtccCCAACCATTAGTCGCCACGTGTCAGCCCacgtattttttaaaaaaatttcaaaacagagtatagccgtgcggctatactattcttAATATAAAAAGTTTACCCAATcattaggcgccacgtgtcagccaatgtatttttaaaaaaaatttcaacacagagtatagccgttcggctatactatttctaaatataaaaaaggtcCCCAACcattaggcgccacgtgtcagcccttgtatttttttaaaaaaatttcaaaacagagtatagccgttcggctatactattttgaatataaaaaaggtcCCCAACcattaggcgccacgtgtcagcccatttagtttttaaaaaaatttcaaaacagagtatagccgctcggctatactatttctaaatataaaaaaggtcCCCAACCGTTAGGCGCCATGTGTCAGCCCatgtatattttaaaaaaatttcgacacagagtatagccgagcggctatactatttctaaaTATGAAAATGGTCCCAATCATTAGGCACCACGTGTCAGgccatgtatttttttttggaaaactGAGTGtggccgagcggctatacaatttttaatataaaaaggttCCCCAATCATTAGCCGCCACGTGTCAGCCCATgcatgtttaaaaaaaattcaaaacagagtatagccgtgcggctatactattcttaatataaaaagggtCCCCAATcattaggcgccacgtgtcagcccatgtatttttaaaaaaaatttcaaaacagagtatagccgtgcagctatactatttctaaatataaaaaagggccCCAACCATTAGTAGCCACGTGTCAgcccatgtatttttttaaaaaatttcaaaacagagtatagccgtgcggctgtactatttctAAATATGAAAATGGTCCCAATCATGAGGCACCACGTGTCAgcccatgtatttttttttggaaaaccgtgtatagccgtgcggctatactatttttaatataaaaagggtCCCCAATCATTAGGCGCCACGTCTCAgcccatgtatttttttaaaaaatttcaaaacagagtatagccgtgcggctgtactatttctAAATATGAAAATGGTCCCAATCATGAGGCACCACGTGTCAgcccatgtatttttttttggaaaaccgtgtatagccgtgcggctatactatttttaatataaaaagggtCCCCAATcattaggcgccacgtgtcagcccatgtatttttttaaaaaatttcaaaacagagtatagccgtgcggctatactgtttctaaatttaaaaatggtCCCCACTcattaggcgccacgtgtcagccgtgtattttttaaaaaattttgaaaactaagtatagccgtgctgtactatttttaagtataaaaaagaCCCCATCCATTgagcgccacgtgtcaacacatgcctttttaaaaaaatattacaaacaCGGAGTATAGCCGGTCCGCTCTactccccttttttttttttttttttaaaaaacatgaACTGAGtggctatatatatacatgaactgagtggctatactgttttcaaatattaaaaaaggcCCCCCCAACCATTaggagccacgtgtcaacac
Above is a genomic segment from Prunus dulcis chromosome 7, ALMONDv2, whole genome shotgun sequence containing:
- the LOC117635367 gene encoding DExH-box ATP-dependent RNA helicase DExH1, with amino-acid sequence MSVRFLLGTSNFSLSRNLLLAAPKIFTFRSGISTLAMSSRPNFRGGRRGGPNSGGGRRGGSGRGRGGGRGGGEQRWWDPVWRAERLRQQAAEMEVLDENEWWGKMEQMKNGAEQEMVIKRNFSRNNQQTLSDMAYQLGLHFHAYNKGKALVVSKVPLPDYRADLDERHGSTQKEIKMSTETADRVGSLLRSSESQGEVSVNVASGSGQGSKQTSASVNSSKPVSQLEPDTVKEKEKLSRQLKERQEQMKVSNSLKAMQLFREKLPAFKMKSEFLRAVSENQVLVVSGETGCGKTTQLPQFILEDEISRLHGADCNIICTQPRRISAVSVAARISSERGENLGETVGYQIRLESKRSAQTRLLFCTTGVLLRQLVQDPMLTGVSHLLVDEIHERGMNEDFLLIILCDLLPRRPDLRLILMSATINADLFSKYFGNCPTIHIPGLTFPVAELFLEDILEKTRYIVKSEFDNLEGGNSRRRRRQQDSKKDPLTELFEDVDIDAHYRNYSTSTRKSLEAWSGSQLDLGLVKNLLYHYLFLRKIVLATNIAESSITIDDVVYVIDCGKAKETSYDALNKLACLLPSWISKASAHQRRGRAGRVQPGVCYRLYPKMIHDAMLQYQLPEILRTPLQELCLHIKSLQLGAVGSFLAKALQPPDPLAVQNAIELLKTIGALDDIEGLTPLGHHLCTLPLDPNIGKMLLMGSIFQCLNPALTIAAALAHRDPFVLPLNRKEDADAAKQSFAGDSFSDHIAVVKAFEGWKEAKHNGTGKTFCWDNFLSPVTLQMMEDMRIQFLDLLSNIGFLDKSRGANAYNQYSHDLEMVCAILCAGLYPNVVQCKRRGKRTAFYTKEVGKIDIHPASVNAGVHLFPLPYMVYSEKVKTTNIFIRDSTNISDYALLLFGGSLIPSKTGEGIEMLGGYLHFSASKSVLELIRKLRGELDKLLNRKINNPGLDVSSEGKGVVSAVVELLHSQNVRY